A genomic region of Phragmites australis chromosome 2, lpPhrAust1.1, whole genome shotgun sequence contains the following coding sequences:
- the LOC133908888 gene encoding pentatricopeptide repeat-containing protein At1g09900-like — protein sequence MAALLPSFPFPHASFASPKPHYHRAHLPAATTRPEAPNAAPNHSPASARLRRLIAREDLAEAARLVERSVSRGGEAPDVYLCTKLIRNLCRRGRTSDAARVLRATEGSGAPVDVFAYNTLVAGYCRYGHLDAARRLIASMPVAPDAYTYTPLIRGLCERGRVGEALSLLDDMLRRGCQPSVVTYTVLLEAVCKNSGFGQAMTVLDEMRAKGCTPNIVTYNVIINGMCREGRVDDAREFLNRLSSYGFQPDTVSYTTVLKGLCAAKRWDDVEELFAEMMERNCPPNEVTFDMLVRFFCRGGMVERAVQVIEHMSEHGCTANTTLCNIVINSICKQGRVDDAFKFLNNMGSYGCNPDTISYTTVLKGLCRAERWDDAKELLNEMVRKNCPPNVVTFNTFICILCQKGLVEQAIMLIEQMSEHGCTVGVVTYNALVNGFCVQGRIDSALELFNSMPCKPNTITYTTLLTGLCNAERLDAAAELIAEMLRKDCPPNVVTFNVLVSFFCQKGFVEEAIELVEQMMEHGCTPNLITYNTLLDGITKDCSSEDAMELLHGLISKGVSPDIITFSSIIGALSREDRVEEAIQMFHVAQDIGMRPKAVVYNKILLGLCKRCETDNAIDFFAYMVSNGCMPSESTFIILIEGLAHEGLLKEAQDILSKLCSRGVVSKNLIEEWH from the coding sequence ATGGCCGCGCTCCTCCCCTCTTTCCCCTTCCCGCACGCTTCCTTCGCCAGCCCCAAGCCCCACTACCACCGCGCCCACCTCCCCGCCGCCACCacgaggcccgaggcgcccaACGCGGCCCCCAACCACAGCCCCGCCAgcgcccgcctccgccgcctcatCGCCAGGGAGGACCTCGCCGAGGCCGCGCGCCTCGTCGAGCGCTCCGTCTCCCGCGGCGGGGAGGCCCCCGACGTCTACCTATGCACCAAGCTCATCCGCAACCTCTGCCGCCGGGGCCGCACCTCCGACGCGGCGCGCGTGCTCCGTGCCACCGAGGGGTCCGGCGCGCCCGTCGATGTCTTCGCCTACAACACCCTCGTCGCGGGGTACTGCCGCTACGGTCACCTCGACGCCGCGCGCCGGCTCATTGCGTCCATGCCCGTCGCGCCCGACGCCTACACGTACACGCCCCTGATCCGCGGCCTCTGCGAGCGCGGCAGGGTTGGCGAAGCGCTCAGCCTGCTCGACGATATGCTCCGCCGCGGCTGCCAGCCCAGCGTCGTCACTTACACCGTACTCCTCGAGGCCGTGTGCAAGAACAGTGGGTTCGGGCAGGCCATGACGGTCCTTGACGAGATGCGTGCCAAGGGCTGCACGCCCAACATTGTCACCTACAATGTCATCATCAATGGCATGTGCAGGGAAGGCCGTGTCGATGACGCGAGGGAGTTCTTGAACAGGTTGTCGTCTTATGGGTTCCAGCCCGACACTGTCAGCTATACCACCGTCCTGAAGGGCTTGTGTGCTGCTAAGCGGTGGGACGATGTTGAGGAGCTCTTTGCCGAGATGATGGAGAGGAACTGCCCGCCGAACGAGGTGACGTTTGACATGCTAGTCAGATTCTTTTGCCGAGGAGGTATGGTGGAGCGAGCAGTTCAAGTTATTGAACACATGTCGGAGCATGGATGCACAGCCAACACTACTTTATGCAATATTGTCATAAACTCTATCTGCAAACAAGGTCGAGTCGATGACGCATTCAAGTTCTTGAACAACATGGGTTCCTACGGGTGCAATCCAGATACCATTAGCTATACCACTGTGCTGAAGGGCTTGTGTCGTGCCGAACGATGGGATGATGCCAAGGAGCTTTTGAACGAGATGGTTCGAAAGAACTGTCCCCCAAACGTGGTGACATTCAATACATTCATCTGTATCTTGTGCCAAAAGGGGTTGGTCGAGCAAGCTATTATGCTTATTGAACAAATgtcagagcatggatgtacggtGGGTGTTGTCACATACAATGCTCTTGTTAATGGATTTTGTGTGCAAGGGCGCATTGATAGTGCCCTTGAGTTGTTTAACAGCATGCCTTGCAAGCCCAATACCATCACATACACAACTTTGCTGACAGGCTTGTGCAACGCTGAACGATTGGATGCTGCTGCAGAGCTCATAGCTGAGATGCTTCGGAAAGATTGCCCTCCAAACGTAGTGACTTTCAATGTACTCGTGAGTTTCTTCTGTCAAAAAGGATTTGTTGAGGAAGCAATTGAACTCGTGGAGCAAATGATGGAACATGGTTGCACCCCTAATCTGATTACATATAATACATTACTCGATGGGATTACCAAGGATTGCAGTTCAGAAGATGCCATGGAGTTGTTGCATGGCTTGATCAGCAAGGGAGTATCACCAGATATAATTACCTTTTCTTCAATCATTGGTGCCCTCTCAAGAGAAGATAGAGTTGAAGAGGCCATTCAAATGTTTCACGTAGCGCAAGATATTGGAATGAGACCCAAAGCTGTGGTGTATAACAAGATACTACTTGGGCTCTGTAAAAGATGTGAAACAGATAATGCTATAGACTTTTTTGCCTATATGGTATCTAACGGCTGCATGCCCAGTGAATCAACCTTCATTATACTCATTGAAGGCCTTGCTCATGAGGGTTTATTGAAGGAGGCCCAAGATATACTGAGCAAGTTGTGTTCAAGAGGAGTTGTAAGCAAGAACTTAATAGAAGAATGGCATTAA
- the LOC133910117 gene encoding uncharacterized protein LOC133910117: protein MANHGTAALLIASLLVAVAVADARLTVHRDALGGYVAMDAATVPALTCSKVHGVQVGETCLSVAQTAGLTQKQFLGFNPNINCEKVFVGQWVCLAATSP, encoded by the exons ATGGCGAACCACGGCACCGCCGCTCTTCTGATCGCGTCTCTCCTCGTGGcggtcgccgtcgccgacgcGAGGCTCACCGTGCACCGCGACGCGCTTGGAG GTTACGTGGCGATGGATGCCGCGACAGTGCCGGCGCTGACTTGCAGCAAGGTGCACGGGGTGCAGGTGGGCGAAACGTGCCTCTCCGTGGCGCAGACCGCGGGGCTGACCCAGAAGCAGTTCCTCGGCTTCAACCCCAACATCAACTGCGAGAAGGTCTTCGTCGGCCAGTGGGTCTGCCTTGCTGCCACCTCCCCTTGA